The following coding sequences are from one Lolium rigidum isolate FL_2022 chromosome 6, APGP_CSIRO_Lrig_0.1, whole genome shotgun sequence window:
- the LOC124667344 gene encoding TPR repeat-containing thioredoxin TTL1-like — protein sequence MSNRQHQPPPMPDTLSDAFAAAVLLSSNDKPDTLPPGRLSPVSPLPHSSSKHHTPSSSSGSSGSVSRAPAFASRRSHSGEIPLPSDCPPRGAARPGHRRTGSGPLIFTSNSTSSATSPLPHTLPAGNICPTGRLAKPQPTLSTPPPPPPPRAIRHDVLGSGTGHYGHGSIMRSRSGGVAAPEEDAMVRRALSSADPEELKRAGNEQYKKGYFDEALRLYDRALALCPDNAACRANRAAALTGLRRFGDAIKECEEAVRIDPSYGRAHQRLASLHIRLGHIEDAQKHLSLATAQPDLLELHKLQTVEKHLGRCLDSRKAGDWKSVLRECDAAIAAGADSSALLFASRAEALLRLNQLDEADMAISSASKLDYYSSCASDTKFCGFFANAYLYYAHAQVDIALGRFDHAVSSADKARIIDPRNVEVITMHNNVKAVARARSLGNELFKSGNFSEACVAYGDGLKHHLVNPVLHCNRAACRFKLGQWEKSVEDCNEALKIQPNYTKALLRRAASYDKMERWAESVKDYEVLRRELPGDTEVAEAYFHAQVALKSSRGEEVSNLKFGGEVEAITGMDQFQMATSLPGVSVVHFMTPLNQQCCKISPFVNALCNKYPSVNFLKVDVNESPAVARAENVRTVPTFKIYKNAVRVKEMICPTQQLLEYSVRHYGV from the exons ATGTCCAACCGCCAGCACCAGCCGCCGCCAATGCCGGACACGCTCTCcgacgccttcgccgccgccgtgctcctctCCTCCAACGACAAGCCCGACACGCTCCCACCAGGCCGCCTCTCCCCGGTCTCCCCCCTCCCACACTCCTCCTCAAAGCACCACACCCCGAGCTCCTCCTCGGGCTCCTCCGGCTCCGTCTCCCGCGCGCCCGCCTTCGCCTCCCGCCGGAGCCACTCAGGCGAGATCCCACTCCCCTCCGACTGCCCTCCCCGCGGCGCCGCCCGCCCGGGCCACCGCCGCACCGGCTCCGGCCCCCTCATCTTCACCtccaactccacctcctccgccacctccccTCTCCCCCACACACTCCCCGCAGGCAACATCTGCCCCACCGGCCGCCTCGCCAAACCACAGCCCACCCTCTCCaccccgccgcccccgcccccgccccgcgCCATCCGCCACGACGTGCTCGGCTCCGGCACCGGCCACTACGGCCACGGCAGCATCATGCGCTCCCGCAGCGGCGGCGTGGCCGCGCCCGAGGAGGACGCCATGGTGCGGCGCGCCTTGTCCAGCGCCGACCCGGAGGAGCTCAAGCGGGCCGGCAACGAGCAGTACAAGAAGGGGTACTTCGACGAGGCGCTCAGGCTCTACGACCGCGCGCTCGCGCTCTGCCCGGACAATGCCGCCTGCCGGGCCAACCGGGCCGCCGCGCTCACCGGGCTCCGCcgattcggggacgccatcaaggagtgCGAGGAGGCCGTCAGGATCGACCCTTCCTACGGGCGCGCGCACCAGCGACTCGCATCGCTACACATAAG GTTAGGGCACATTGAGGATGCTCAGAAGCACCTCTCACTGGCAACCGCGCAGCCTGACCTCCTAGAGCTGCACAAACTACAAACAGTGGAGAAGCACCTGGGAAGATGTCTTGATTCACGCAAGGCTGGGGACTGGAAGAGCGTGCTGAGGGAATGTGATGCCGCCATTGCGGCTGGAGCTGACTCCTCTGCTCTG CTCTTTGCCTCAAGAGCAGAAGCTCTTCTCCGGCTCAATCAGCTCGATGAGGCTGATATGGCCATCTCTAGTGCTTCCAAGTTGGATTATTATTCTTCATGCGCCTCAGACACCAAATTCTGCGGATTCTTTGCTAACGCGTACCTCTATTACGCACATGCCCAAGTTGATATCGCACTGGGAAG GTTCGACCATGCTGTCTCTTCAGCTGATAAGGCCAGGATAATTGATCCAAGAAATGTTGAAGTGATAACAATGCACAACAATGTGAAAGCTGTTGCAAGAGCACGATCTCTAGGGAACGAGCTATTTAAATCTGGAAACTTTTCAGAAGCTTGCGTAGCTTATGGCGATGGGCTCAAACATCACCTTGTGAATCCAGTCCTTCACTGCAATAGGGCAGCTTGCAGGTTCAAGCTAGGGCAGTGGGAGAAGTCTGTTGAGGACTGCAATGAAGCCCTCAAGATTCAACCAAACTACACCAAGGCTCTGCTGAGGCGTGCAGCTTCCTATGATAAG ATGGAGCGTTGGGCTGAATCTGTGAAAGATTATGAGGTTCTCAGAAGGGAACTCCCAGGTGACACGGAGGTGGCTGAGGCCTATTTCCATGCTCAGGTTGCCCTCAAATCATCTCGGGGTGAGGAGGTATCTAACTTGAAGTTTGGAGGAGAGGTTGAAGCAATTACAGGAATGGATCAATTCCAGATGGCTACTTCCTTGCCAG GTGTTTCAGTTGTCCATTTCATGACACCTTTGAATCAGCAGTGCTGCAAAATTTCTCCGTTTGTGAATGCACTCTGCAACAAATACCCATCTGTTAATTTCCTCAAG GTGGATGTGAACGAGAGCCCTGCAGTTGCACGCGCGGAAAATGTCAGGACGGTTCCAACATTCAAAATCTACAAAAACGCCGTAAGAGTGAAGGAGATGATCTGCCCCACCCAACAGCTGCTGGAGTACTCGGTGAGGCACTACGGGGTTTAG